In the genome of Hyphomicrobium sp. ghe19, the window CATGAAAGAAGCTCTCGAGTACGGGCGACAAGTACTTTCCGAGGAAGAATTGGGAGATATTGTCGACGAACCCCCGCTCTCTTTTTTGTGGAGACTCGTTTCTGAAGAATGGGGACCTCAAGTGGTCGTCACGGTTGAGCGCATCAACATATCCGCAGCCTCGCTCGTAAGTGGGGAGATAAGGCCGTGGGTACTAAAATTTGTTCGAAACAAACAAGTTTCTATATCAGAGGACTGAATTTTCGTTGGCCTTGCATCTGAGAGCACGCTTCATTTTCACTGCAAAGTATCAATAAATCAACGTGGCCGCGGGCTGAGATAAAACCGCCAGGATGTAAGCAATATGAAATGCTGAGTTGATTTTCTCGAACGGCTCGGCGACCTCACGAACTGATCTTGTCATAGGTGCACATCAAAGGTACACAAAGCTGTGGGTGAGAGTAAAAAAGCCCAATCTTTCCGGCCCTAAAGTTGGTCTTTCCCAAGTCCTCTTCGGGCGACCAACTTGAACGAGTTCGGGGTAGCGGTCTGTTATTCGCCCCTCATCCTACGCTTGACTCTCGTCACACGCTTGGAAGCTGAGCTGCCTCGACCACCTCTCTAAGTTGATCCGGCGAAGGTCCGTGATGATACACACCGACCGTGACGCCTTCGTTTACGTGCCCCACAACGACTTCCACAAGGTATTTCTGGCAGTTCGCCCTTAGTCTTTCAGTGATGAAGGTGTGCCGCAACGAGTGAAATGTTTTCTCTGCCTGCCCCTCGTGGATCTTCCCGAGAAGTTTAGTTCGGTATCTGGCGAATCTTTTGACGAGTCCTTTCGATTTTCCAGCAAGCTCAGCGAACAGAAAGTCTTCGTCAGACCTCTCCTTTATTCGCGATGAAACGATTCCTACGAGTTGTGAATGGATTGGCACCTTGCGCGTAGCGGCCTCAGTTTTCCCTTTAAGCACATCGAACACGCCATCCTTACAGTTGGCCACGCGGAGCGCAGCTATCTCCCCAGCGCGAAGACCACTTAGTGCTCCAATGGCAATCGCATGAAGCAGGAGTTTCGTTGGAGCATTGTTGAGTAGGTGTGAGACTTCCTCATGAGTCCAGGCTAGTCGAGTTCTCGACTTCCCTTTCGCAGAGACTTGTTGACCCTGCCAAGGATTGGCTTTTGCGACGCCGCGTCTAACCATCCACTTCCAGTAGCTCGAAAGGTAGGAGAGCAGTGAGTTGACGGATTTCTGAGCGAGTCCCCGACCGGAAAGGTGCGATGCATAGTCACCTGCCATCTTCTTCGTAACGGTCTGAACGAACGGCTTACTCGTCTCGTCTTGCAGCCACAGCTCGAAGCGTTTGATCGCAGCCTTTCGAGCAGCCTGGGTTGTTGCTACTGCTGGCGCTTCCCTCAAGAACCTATCGGTGTTGTAGGAAACCGTGACCACCTGCCCGGTGATACGCTTATACCAAGCCTCACCATCGGGACGCTTTTCGGCTAGGTCAGAGAGGTACATTAGCAACGTATCTCTGTCGCTTGACTCGTCCTCGTCGCACTCCTTAGGCATATCTCTGAGTTGCTGAGCGATCTCTTCATCAACGTCGCAGACGCCCTGTCTAATCCTCTCCCAACTATCTTCTAACTCGATGAGCTTTCTGGCCCTGAGCTTTCCAGCGTGGACGATATCGGCAGTGCCCAGATTTTCGATATGGAACTGCCTTCCCGTGTGCTCGGCGATGTCCTTGGGAAGTCTTTTGATGAGCTGGTACTGATTGCCCTTCAATCGAAGGTTCTTGAATTTCTTTTCAGACATCTCTGACTGCAACCTTGTCTCGAGCAACGAACCGAACTAGGGTGATTTGTGACCTAGCGATGTTGCCTACATGAGTCGCCTAATCAGTTGAAATGCCTGCAATTACTGGCGGTTTAGAGGGTCGGGATTCCCGTCCCCTACGGGGCGCCAATCCAAGCTAAGCACATCAGAGTGCCGGCTGCTTCCTTGTAGCCGTGGGACTTGAGAGTCCTCCCCCAACCTGCGACCCCGGACCATAATTTTTGGAAGCCCGTGGCAGCGCGCCCAATCGTGAAACTTTCAAAGTTCTCGTGTGCGCCGTCGAGATTCCAGAGCCGCCCGCTGCGAGGATTTCAGCGACTCTCCTGCCGTCCCCAATCGCAGCGCCCTGCCC includes:
- a CDS encoding tyrosine-type recombinase/integrase, producing MSEKKFKNLRLKGNQYQLIKRLPKDIAEHTGRQFHIENLGTADIVHAGKLRARKLIELEDSWERIRQGVCDVDEEIAQQLRDMPKECDEDESSDRDTLLMYLSDLAEKRPDGEAWYKRITGQVVTVSYNTDRFLREAPAVATTQAARKAAIKRFELWLQDETSKPFVQTVTKKMAGDYASHLSGRGLAQKSVNSLLSYLSSYWKWMVRRGVAKANPWQGQQVSAKGKSRTRLAWTHEEVSHLLNNAPTKLLLHAIAIGALSGLRAGEIAALRVANCKDGVFDVLKGKTEAATRKVPIHSQLVGIVSSRIKERSDEDFLFAELAGKSKGLVKRFARYRTKLLGKIHEGQAEKTFHSLRHTFITERLRANCQKYLVEVVVGHVNEGVTVGVYHHGPSPDQLREVVEAAQLPSV